TTTTGATGGCAGTGAGAACTGCTTCTGTTTGGTTGAGGGCTTGCTCGTTGGGGAAGCGTAAGATGCGGTAGCCTAGCTCCTCTAGTAGAGCGGAACGGCCGCGGTCATAATCAGCTTGATCGGGTTCTGCATGTCCGGTTCCGTCTAACTCTATTATCAACTTATGCGAGAGACAGACAAAGTCTACGATGTAGCGGTCGATGCTATGTTGCCGACGGAACTTCACACCTAGCTGACCACCTCTCAGCTGTTGCCAGAGCTTTTCTTCAGCAGCTGTTGGCTCGTGGCGCATTCCTCTGGCTCGCTCCTTTAGGTTGAGCTTGCTGTACTGCTTTTTATCAGCAGTGAAGACCTTGTCTTGCGGCAGATAAAAAGCAGTCGGTTCCATCCTATCACAAAATGAACAAGCTAAAAACAAGTCGCGCCGCCGTGGCTCCCCCTCTCCTTTTCGGAGAGGGGGCCGGGGGGTGAGGCGCACGTTAGGGCATTTTAGCTGTCTCCGTCAAAGCACTCGTCTTCAACGACTTCAGGTAAAACGCCGCAAGCGGCTCCGACTCTCCAGTGTGTGGAAGGTCGGTGTCGCGGTCGGCGGGGGTGTCGGGGGTTGGGTAGTGGCGGGCTTCGCCGGTGCGGAACAGGATGCGCTCGAAGGAAGGTACCGGGGCATAGAAGATGAACGTGCTGACTTTGCCACCATTCACCGCTACCGTACAGGTGCGGTTGGGGGCATCGAGCGTCACGCGTAGGTCGTATTGTTGACCGGCCTGGTACTTGGTCACGCCTTTAAAGCGGGCGCCGGCTTTATAAATCAACGTGCCAGTCGAGTCGAAGGAGAGCTGCACGGCGGGCAGGCCTTTACCGTCCTGAAACTCAATTTGAAGCAGGCCTTTATCGTTCTGCGCGGGGATGATGGAGAACTCCGCTACCAT
This Hymenobacter sp. GOD-10R DNA region includes the following protein-coding sequences:
- a CDS encoding endonuclease domain-containing protein, with product MEPTAFYLPQDKVFTADKKQYSKLNLKERARGMRHEPTAAEEKLWQQLRGGQLGVKFRRQHSIDRYIVDFVCLSHKLIIELDGTGHAEPDQADYDRGRSALLEELGYRILRFPNEQALNQTEAVLTAIKTNL